In Amphiura filiformis chromosome 2, Afil_fr2py, whole genome shotgun sequence, one DNA window encodes the following:
- the LOC140142094 gene encoding uncharacterized protein, with protein MSVQDQEQGVAGASSINRPNPALSAKQVAEIVKAGVSEGLGSFQVNFDRAINAQKKESEKALSQVESLKKSAGLQFRFKGNKAQFEFNESVLKLVGEAQENIVEGSLAAASESLNSAFNELTKRNKLVRIADKSEGVVLVISLLFVATTIQAIDRQLDLVMLEQEDMPAQVRSPLTCVLGAEEWGTGGESVEGTNKRPVSKMAAHMAFPSTSSGKGADGQGAFTDSEVVSGQEETGDDQYRRVLGEVLKASRATSTANKYSKAFSAWQEWCLVHRVSHMPASQDDISRYFIYLYVDQAPFSKIEAAFYSLKWHHDCNPEVNNNPCDSKFLRCLLEGLKRLKAKPVSKKDPVTPDILNKIVLRFGMGSNLMHIRLCAICLTSYAGFYGTMN; from the exons ATGAGTGTACAGGATCAGGAGCAAGGTGTTGCAGGAGCATCTTCAATTAATAGGCCTAATCCTGCTTTATCAGCCAAACAAGTGGCGGAGATTGTAAAAGCTGGGGTTTCTGAAGGGTTGGGTTCTTTTCAAGTGAATTTTGACAGGGCTATAAACGCCCAGAAGAAGGAGAGTGAAAAGGCCTTATCTCAGGTGgagtcattaaaaaaatcagCAGGATTACAATTTAGATTCAAGGGCAATAAAGCTCAATTCGAGTTTAACGAATCTGTTTTAAAGTTGGTTGGAGAAGCCCAGGAGAATATTGTGGAAGGTTCGCTTGCAGCGGCTAGTGAAAGTCTAAATTCGGCGTTCAACGAACTTACCAAGAGGAATAAGTTGGTCCGTATAGCGGACAAGTCGGAAGGAG TGGTTTTGGTAATCAGTCTTCTTTTCGTGGCTACTACAATTCAAGCTATAGACCGGCAGTTAGATCTGGTTATGCTAGAGCAGGAGGATATGCCGGCTCAGGTCCGAAGCCCTCTGACATGTGTTTTAGGTGCGGAGGAGTGGGGCACTGGAGGAGAGAGTGTGGAGGGTACAAACAAACGTCCAGTGTCAAAGATGGCGGCGCACATGGCGTTTCCCAGCACCAGCAGTGGTAAAG GAGCAGATGGTCAAGGTGCATTCACAGATTCAGAAGTTGTTTCGGGACAAGAAGAGACAGG GGATGACCAGTATAGGCGTGTTTTGGGAGAGGTGTTAAAGGCGTCTCGTGCCACTAGTACAGCAAACAAGTATTCTAAAGCTTTCTCTGCTTGGCAAGAGTGGTGTTTGGTGCACAGAGTTTCTCATATGCCGGCCAGTCAGGATGACATTTCAAGGTACTTTATTTATTTGTACGTTGATCAAGCACCTTTTTCCAAAATAGAGGCTGCTTTTTACAGTTTGAAATGGCATCATGATTGCAATCCTGAAGTAAATAACAATCCATGTGATTCAAAATTTCTCCGATGTTTATTGGAAGGTTTGAAGCGTCTAAAAGCAAAACCAGTTTCCAAGAAGGATCCAGTGACTCCAGACATTCTCAATAAGATTGTTCTCAGATTTGGAATGGGTTCCAACCTCATGCATATTCGTTTGTGTGCAATTTGTTTAACTTCATATGCCGGTTTTTACGGAACGATGAATTGA